DNA sequence from the Methanolobus sp. ZRKC5 genome:
AGACGCTCCATACATAGCGGAAGAGGTCTGGACACCATTGGCTACAGGGAATACAATCGAGGCGATGAGCTCAAAGCCGTGGACTGGAAAGCTTATGCCAGATCTGAGAAACTCTACATACGCCAGTTCGAGGAAGATAAATCCCTTACAACCCACATCTTACTGGACTCCAGTAAGAGCATGGACTATACTGCCGGAGGTTCTCCAAGCAAGTTCGAGTATGCTACAATGCTTGCAGCAGGCTTTGCTTACCTGGTTACCAAGGACAACGATAAGTTTGCGATATCAACATTTGCAGAGAATGTGGACATTACAAAACCCAGGAGAGGAAGAAAATACCTGTTACGTGCTATCGAGCGGCTCGAAACAGCTAAAGCTGGTGGAAAAACAGCTATTGATGAATGTACGATCCTGTACGGAAAAGCCATCCATTCACGCTCACTTGTGATTATTATCTCTGATTTTCTTCAGGACCCTAAAGAGATCGAATCTGCAATTTACCGTTTTTCAGATCATGACCTGATGCTTGTCCAGGTACTTGACAGAACAGAGAGCGCCCTTACTATTCATGGCCATAGTCGACTTGTAGACCTTGAATCTGGAGTTAAGCTTGACACATATATAAGTGAAGACCTGAAAACTGAGTATCAGGAAAAACTCACAAGCCACATAAACCAGATCAAGGATAACTGTGGCAAGGTTGGTGCCGAATTCTACACTTTCACAACCGATACCCCGATATTTGACGCATTCTTCCATACCATAAGCAGGAGAAGATTGTAATGCCTTATGATAATCCTCTTGCACTGGGAGCACTTGCAAGTATTATACCACTGATACTGCTCTATCTTCTCAGGCCAAAACCACTTCAGGTCCAGATCCCATCCCTTATGTTCCTCATGGATATAAAGGAAGAGAAAAAACGTTTCTACACATCAATTACAAAACTCATAAAGGATCCGCTTTTCCTTATACAATTACTTGTGCTAATACTTCTTGCACTAGCCGCAGCATCACCTTTCCTTGAAACACAGGAGGCACTGAGCGGCGAACACACAGTACTTATTATAGATGCATCTGCAAGTATGCAGACTGACAACAGGTTCAGCGAGGCAATATCAAAAGCTGAAGGTTACGTGAGCAAGAAGAACAGCATCATACTTGCACAGAGCACTCCTGTTACAATACTTGAAAGTGAAAGTTCGCAGGCAACCTATGACACGCTTGACACGCTTAAAGCAAAAGCAACTGTTGCAGACCTTTCAAGTGCCATTTCAGCTGGCATGAGATTGCTCTCTGATGAGGGAGGCAATATTGTCGTAGTATCCGATTTTACTAACTGGAATGGTGATGACCCGGTCAATGCCATGAATCTGGCAGAATCATACGGGCTTACTGTGCAGTTTGTCCTTGTTGGCAGAGAAACTGATAATATAGGGTTCATTCAGGGTAGCATTGAGGCTGTAGATAATAGTTATACCTATACGGGTGTTGTTAAGAATTATATGAACAGCAGGCAGGTCGTTGATCTTGAGATAAAGAATCTTGACAATGGCAAAAGCAATGATGTTTCACTTAATATCCCTGCACACTCCACAAAACAATTCCAGCTAACAAATCTTGGAACAGGTATTACAGAAGTGGCAATAGCAGATGATGACAGCCTCATGGCCGATAACACTGCCTACATATCCATACCGAGAATATCTGACAGACAGCTACTCTTTGTAACAGATGTCGATAATCTTCCCTCACAGGTAGCACTATCGTTGATACCGAACATTAAGCTCAACCAGATTGAAGGCGTGCCTGAAGACCTGTCCAAATACAGCATGGTAGTAATTGCCAATAAGGAAAGGCCACTCGCAAGTAATGAAATAGCAACCCTTGATAATTATCTCAGTGGTGGAGGAAGAGCTGTTTTCATTGCCAGTGAAGCACTTTCATCTCAAAATGCTAAAATTGAATTGCAGGAAATTCTTCCGGTAATACCTGCTTCCATAGAAGATTCAGATTATGGTGTAACCCTTGAAGTTGTTCAGGAAACGCGACTTAGCGAGGATATAAAATACGAGGAAGTTGCTATGTATCGCTTCCTTAATGTCAGCTCAAGGATCGATTCCACCACTCTTGTAGCTACTGACGACAATATACCTCTGCTAGCATACGATTCTGTAGGGGATGGAACTGTTGTGTATCTTGGCATTAATGATATCACAGGCGAAGACGCCTGGAATAATTTCTATAATAAACCGGAGTATCCGGTGTTCTGGTTCAAGCTGGCAGGATGGCTTGGAGGAACCGGCAGTGTACAGGATTATAATCTAAAGACAGGAACCATCTCAGCACTGGCGAAAGAACAGGATATTCAAACTCCAAATGGTACCCAAACCGTTAGCCGTGTCCTTTATGATGAGACCGGCACCTATCAGGTAGCAGGAAAGGAAATCGCTGTTAACCTGTATAATGACAGGGAATCTGACACTACTATTGAAGAAGACGTTATAGAACGCTCACAGGTACAGGAAGGACCTGAAATAGTGCGTTCCAGCTCCTATACTGCAAAGAACTATCTGGACATTTATATGATAATCATTGTTTTTATCCTTGTTGTACTTGAACTCCTTATAATAAGAAAAAGAGGTGAGCTCTGATGGTCAGGCTTGAGAATCCGGAGATGCTCTGGCTGATTATCCCTGCCCTTATTGCAGGTTTCTATCTCCTGAAAAAAGGAACAAAGAAAGGACTTATTATTTCACGTATAGTTGTTGCCACACTGCTCATAGTTGCTCTTGCATCACCTTTTACACTCGTACCAAGAGTAACGACAGATGACAATCCAGACCTTGTGATAATCTCGGATGAAACTGCCAGCATGGAATTATTCGAAAACGGTACGGCAGCTAAGCTATATGAAGCTCTAAGCGCCAGGACATCTGCATCAATTGTTCGACTCACAGGAGATAATACTGCACTTGGAGATACCGTTATGCAGTATTCCACCGGAGATAACCAGATAGTACTGGTCACTGACGGTAACAGTAACACAGGCGAAGAACTGGAAGATGCACTGCAATTTGCAAAGGAAACTGGCACTACTGTTTACTATGTCCAACCAGAATTGGAAGAGAATGACCTGACCGTTCAGATAGAAGGCGATAAGACCATAATTCTCAGGAACGAGAACCAGTTCAATATCGTTGTATCTCAGGCAATGGAACAGGAAATAACGTATAGCTATGAACTCTATATTGATGACAATCTGGAAAGGAGCGGACCGATTATACAAACCACCCGTGAGAAAAGTATACCTGTGACAAAGGTGATATTCGACAAACCAGGTGCACACACATTAAAGGCTATTATCATACCTTCCGGCTTTGACGTTGACACGATCAACAATCAATATTATAAATCTGTATATGTTGTCCCGAAACCTACTATTCGCGCCATAGGTCTTGAAACCAATTCTCCGCTTGCAGACATATTGTTAAATCTCTATGATGTATCAACTTCCGGAGAACTTGATAATATCGACGATAAGAAGGCAATAATCCTCGATAACACTCATGCAAACACATTCACTAAATCCGAGGTCGAAGAGCTGAAAGATTATCTCAATGAAGGAAGAGGTATTGTCGTGGTAGGAGGAGAACGCGCCTATAATTATGGAGATTATCTCGATTCCCCTATAGAAGAGATATTACCAGTGCTCTCAAAACCTACGGATTGGAGTGGTGGCAGAAATATAGTCTTGCTGCTTGACAATTCACATAGCTCAGTCGATTATGAAACTTATGACTATATTATATCAAATGCCATTTTAATCCTAAATAATAAAAACTTCAAGGATTCGTATGCAGGAGTTGTAACTTTTGGTGGTAAAGGTACTGACATATCCAATGGACTGGTTTATCTTGGAACTCAATCAAATGCACAGAAACTTGAAGAAGAGCTCAAAAACCTGATAGCTGGCGGCGGTAGTGGTGCTACTCTTTTGCATGAAGGATTAAATGTAGCTGATAGCTGGCTTGAAGGAGAAGAAGGAAAACTGGATATTATAATACTATCAGATGGTGCCTTCGGACAGACATATGATGAAACGTTGCAAGTTGCTAAAAAAATACATGACAAGGGAATTAGCTTTTACTTTATAAAAATCAATTCCGGCGACCCGGGACAATCATACCTTAAAGATGACAAAAGTAATTATTATGCAGATTTATTAATGGAGAATGTTGAAGGAAAAACAATTTATCTTGAAAAAGGACAGCTTGTAGATGATATTTATTTTGATGAAAGTGACACATCATCTGAAAGCCCTGATAATCTGGATGTCGGAGTTTTTCCTCTGGTCAAATACAATACCAAACATTTCATCACCAGAAACATCGAAATAAATGGCAGTATCACAGGGTACAATGATGTCACTCCAAAAGCCGGAGCTGACAGGCTTATTATTACAAGCACCGGAAAACCGGTACTGACCACATGGAGATACGGGCTTGGAAGAGTTGCTGCCTTGTCAACCGATAACGGACAGGGAGGAGATAATATGTGGGCCACACAGTTGTACTCGGATAACAATTCAAAGCTGATGTCCTCAACTGTGAACTGGGCAATCGGTAATCCAAGGGAAGAGACCGGAGCTGTTGTAGATGCACCAGACACATGGTATGGTACACCAGTTACAATCGAACTGACAATGTATGATGAAGGTATTCCCACCCTGAAGCTGGACGGCGATGCACTTGACCTCTCACTCACAGGGAATAATGTATATGAAGCCGTTATCGACCCCAGTCCAATTGGTCTCCATGACCTTTCTGGATATCCGGTGGCAGTGAACTATGCACTTGAATACCGTGATGTGGGACTGAACGAGGACCTTCCCGCACTTATCAAAGCATATGGAGGAAATACCTTTTCTCCAAATGAAGCAAGGGCTAATTTGTTCGAAGAAGCACAGGGTAAATCTGAAAAACTTGTACGTGACAATGTAAGTCAGAAGATATACTTCCTGCTTGCAGCTCTTATTATTTTCCTTGGAGAAGTTATACTAAGGAGAATAAAAGAGATAAAAGAAATGAAGAAACTGCAACAACAGGAAAGTGATGCATAATGTTGTGCATTTTACATTGAAATTAGGGGGGGTCATACTACAAATTGACCCTCTTCACCAAAGGGTTAATCTTGATATAGCCGTACATTTTTTGTTTTTATGTTGAATTTATAACTATTGACACCTATGTTTATTAGTTATTAAGTCAAATAATGTTTTTAGTAACAATTACGTAATCAATTAGACAGTAATTTAGCAATTTGAGATTGATGTCAAACTCCAAATTGAAAGTGGTGGCTTTGAAAGGGTTTTGACTTTATAGTTTCTAAAAAATTTGGTTGAAATGGGGAATCAAATGACAGAAAATCAGGTATTGAAGATATTGTTTGTTGAAGACATGCCTGAAGATCTGGAATTAGCTAAGAGGAAAATAAAGGATTATGGAATCCGATTTGAGACATACTTAGCACAGAACGAAACTGAATTCTTACAAGGTTTATATGAATTTGAACCGGACATCATAATTTCTGATTATTTACTTCCTGAATTTGATGGGATGCGGGCACTTGAATACTCGCTTACATATGATAACACTGTTCCGTTCATAATTCTAACGGGATTCATAAATGAAGAAATTGCCGTGGATAGCATAAAAGCAGGAGCAACTGATTACGTACTAAAAGAGCGTATCAGTAGACTGCCCAGTGCCATAAAAGAAGCCATAAAGAAAAAAAGTGTGCTCCTTGAAAATAAGCAGGCAACTGAATCTCTGGAATTTATGTCGAAAATAATTGAGCAATCTCCTTATTCAATTATTTCGACTGACATGGAAGGAATTATAACAAGCTGGAACAAGGGGGCTAAAAGAACCTTTGGTTTTACTTCAGAAGAAGCTTTGGGTCAGCATATATCCCTGCTTTACCATGATACTTATCTTGACATTCTGAACAAGGATATAATAGAACCGCTTCTTTTAAATGGATATCATCAGACGCAGGTCAGTTTGAAACGTAAGAGTGGAGAATCATTCATTGGTTCTTTATACCTCTGGCTGATTAAAGATATAACCGGACAGGCTTCAGGGATGGTAGGGTACACGCTTGACATTACTAAACGAGTAAAGGCAGAAGAAGAGCTTCGAATAAAAGACCAGGCCATAGAATGCAATGTTGATGGTATTGCACTTTTGGAGCTGGACGGCAGGATAAGCTATGCGAACGAAACTGCCTTAAAAATCTGGGGATATGAAAACAAGGCCGAGGTAGTTGGAAAGAATGTTGAGGAGTTCTTTGATACTAAATACAAAAGAAGCGAAATATTAGAAATAATAAAAGATAAGGGATTCAAAAGTGAACGAAATGCCCTGAGAAAAGATGGAACTATTTTTCCTGTATGGGTATCTACAACGACAATTAAAGATGCTTCAGGCAACTCAATTGCCTACATGGGCTCTCTTGTAGATATTACTAAAATAAAGAGATCACAAGAAGCGTTAAAGGAAAGCGAGGAAAAGTATCGCCTCCTCGCTGAAAATACCCTTGATTGCATATGGTTAATGGACATGAACATGGCTTTCACTTATGTGAATCCTGCGATTTATTCCATACTTGGTTTTCTGCCGGAAGAATGGATCGGCTCGAAACTAAGTGACCATTGTGACGAAAAGAATTTCATGAAAATAATGGATCACGCAAAAATCGGAATGGAAAGTTCACCAGATGTTACCGAACTGACCTTTCAGGCAGAAATGCTTAATAAAAACGGAGATAACGTACCCATCGAGATCACAGGTAAAATACTACACAGTACTGATGGAATTCCCATTGGCTTTCATGGAAACGCAAGGGACATAACCAAGAGAATTCTCGCAGAAGAAGCTTTAAAAGAAAGTGAGGACAGACTTAAACTTGCAATGATGGTCTCAGAACATGGTTTTTGGGAATGGGAGCTTGACCTTAATGAGTTTTATTTCAGTCCGAATTCATATAATGTGCTCGGCTATGAAGATCAAGAGTTTCCAATGTCACCTGAGATATGGGGTAAATTACTGCATCCGGAAGACCGGAAGAACATATTGCCAGAAATTATAAGCTCTATAAAAGAAGAGAAAACTTTCACTTTTGAGATACGTATGCTTTCAGGCTCAGGGAAATGGAGATGGATACTGGCCAAAGGAGCCACATTCAATGGAAACAGAGGTAGCCATAGAGCCATAGGCACTCTTGTTGATATTACTGAAAGGAAGAAAACTGAAGAACAGATGCTGCTGGCGAGAATAGCTGCTGAAGAGGCAAACCGCTGTAAAAATGGTCTTCTGACTAACATGAACCACGAGTTAAGAACTCCCCTTAATTCAGTTATAGGATACTCAGATGTTCTGATAGACCAAAACATCAAAGAACTTGACGATAAACAGAAGAAATACCTGCAGATCATCAATGATGCCGGATACAAACTACTTAATCTAATTAATAATGTACTGGACCTGGCACAGATCGAAGCTGAAGGGATGGGACTCAAATTTTCAGCTTTTGAGCCGGCTGAGTACGTTGAGGAAGTAATTAGAAGTACAAAACTACTGGCCACAAAAAAGAAGATAAATATCAATGTCAACATTGACGAAAGTACCACTGAAATAACTGCAGATGTTGATAAGTTTAAAGAAATACTCTATAATCTGGTAGAAAATGCTTTGAAGTTCACACCTGAAAAAGGAACCGTTACCGTTAATGTAAAGGTCGAAAATGAAGAAATTGAAGTATCCGTAGAAGACACCGGCATTGGAATTGCAGAAGAAGATAGAGAACGGATCTTCAATTCCTTTATACAGGTGGATAGCTCCAACACCAAAAAATACGGAGGAGCAGGTCTTGGACTCGCACTTGTCAAAGAATACCTGAAA
Encoded proteins:
- a CDS encoding PAS domain S-box protein; protein product: MTENQVLKILFVEDMPEDLELAKRKIKDYGIRFETYLAQNETEFLQGLYEFEPDIIISDYLLPEFDGMRALEYSLTYDNTVPFIILTGFINEEIAVDSIKAGATDYVLKERISRLPSAIKEAIKKKSVLLENKQATESLEFMSKIIEQSPYSIISTDMEGIITSWNKGAKRTFGFTSEEALGQHISLLYHDTYLDILNKDIIEPLLLNGYHQTQVSLKRKSGESFIGSLYLWLIKDITGQASGMVGYTLDITKRVKAEEELRIKDQAIECNVDGIALLELDGRISYANETALKIWGYENKAEVVGKNVEEFFDTKYKRSEILEIIKDKGFKSERNALRKDGTIFPVWVSTTTIKDASGNSIAYMGSLVDITKIKRSQEALKESEEKYRLLAENTLDCIWLMDMNMAFTYVNPAIYSILGFLPEEWIGSKLSDHCDEKNFMKIMDHAKIGMESSPDVTELTFQAEMLNKNGDNVPIEITGKILHSTDGIPIGFHGNARDITKRILAEEALKESEDRLKLAMMVSEHGFWEWELDLNEFYFSPNSYNVLGYEDQEFPMSPEIWGKLLHPEDRKNILPEIISSIKEEKTFTFEIRMLSGSGKWRWILAKGATFNGNRGSHRAIGTLVDITERKKTEEQMLLARIAAEEANRCKNGLLTNMNHELRTPLNSVIGYSDVLIDQNIKELDDKQKKYLQIINDAGYKLLNLINNVLDLAQIEAEGMGLKFSAFEPAEYVEEVIRSTKLLATKKKININVNIDESTTEITADVDKFKEILYNLVENALKFTPEKGTVTVNVKVENEEIEVSVEDTGIGIAEEDRERIFNSFIQVDSSNTKKYGGAGLGLALVKEYLKMQSGNIWVEGESGKGSKFIFRIPVYPKERATDI
- a CDS encoding DUF58 domain-containing protein — protein: MSDKRHTIDVDFFRQLDRFTFMVRKRVSTAYAGSRRSIHSGRGLDTIGYREYNRGDELKAVDWKAYARSEKLYIRQFEEDKSLTTHILLDSSKSMDYTAGGSPSKFEYATMLAAGFAYLVTKDNDKFAISTFAENVDITKPRRGRKYLLRAIERLETAKAGGKTAIDECTILYGKAIHSRSLVIIISDFLQDPKEIESAIYRFSDHDLMLVQVLDRTESALTIHGHSRLVDLESGVKLDTYISEDLKTEYQEKLTSHINQIKDNCGKVGAEFYTFTTDTPIFDAFFHTISRRRL
- a CDS encoding VWA domain-containing protein; the protein is MVRLENPEMLWLIIPALIAGFYLLKKGTKKGLIISRIVVATLLIVALASPFTLVPRVTTDDNPDLVIISDETASMELFENGTAAKLYEALSARTSASIVRLTGDNTALGDTVMQYSTGDNQIVLVTDGNSNTGEELEDALQFAKETGTTVYYVQPELEENDLTVQIEGDKTIILRNENQFNIVVSQAMEQEITYSYELYIDDNLERSGPIIQTTREKSIPVTKVIFDKPGAHTLKAIIIPSGFDVDTINNQYYKSVYVVPKPTIRAIGLETNSPLADILLNLYDVSTSGELDNIDDKKAIILDNTHANTFTKSEVEELKDYLNEGRGIVVVGGERAYNYGDYLDSPIEEILPVLSKPTDWSGGRNIVLLLDNSHSSVDYETYDYIISNAILILNNKNFKDSYAGVVTFGGKGTDISNGLVYLGTQSNAQKLEEELKNLIAGGGSGATLLHEGLNVADSWLEGEEGKLDIIILSDGAFGQTYDETLQVAKKIHDKGISFYFIKINSGDPGQSYLKDDKSNYYADLLMENVEGKTIYLEKGQLVDDIYFDESDTSSESPDNLDVGVFPLVKYNTKHFITRNIEINGSITGYNDVTPKAGADRLIITSTGKPVLTTWRYGLGRVAALSTDNGQGGDNMWATQLYSDNNSKLMSSTVNWAIGNPREETGAVVDAPDTWYGTPVTIELTMYDEGIPTLKLDGDALDLSLTGNNVYEAVIDPSPIGLHDLSGYPVAVNYALEYRDVGLNEDLPALIKAYGGNTFSPNEARANLFEEAQGKSEKLVRDNVSQKIYFLLAALIIFLGEVILRRIKEIKEMKKLQQQESDA
- a CDS encoding BatA domain-containing protein; its protein translation is MPYDNPLALGALASIIPLILLYLLRPKPLQVQIPSLMFLMDIKEEKKRFYTSITKLIKDPLFLIQLLVLILLALAAASPFLETQEALSGEHTVLIIDASASMQTDNRFSEAISKAEGYVSKKNSIILAQSTPVTILESESSQATYDTLDTLKAKATVADLSSAISAGMRLLSDEGGNIVVVSDFTNWNGDDPVNAMNLAESYGLTVQFVLVGRETDNIGFIQGSIEAVDNSYTYTGVVKNYMNSRQVVDLEIKNLDNGKSNDVSLNIPAHSTKQFQLTNLGTGITEVAIADDDSLMADNTAYISIPRISDRQLLFVTDVDNLPSQVALSLIPNIKLNQIEGVPEDLSKYSMVVIANKERPLASNEIATLDNYLSGGGRAVFIASEALSSQNAKIELQEILPVIPASIEDSDYGVTLEVVQETRLSEDIKYEEVAMYRFLNVSSRIDSTTLVATDDNIPLLAYDSVGDGTVVYLGINDITGEDAWNNFYNKPEYPVFWFKLAGWLGGTGSVQDYNLKTGTISALAKEQDIQTPNGTQTVSRVLYDETGTYQVAGKEIAVNLYNDRESDTTIEEDVIERSQVQEGPEIVRSSSYTAKNYLDIYMIIIVFILVVLELLIIRKRGEL